Within the Borrelia parkeri genome, the region TCACTTGTTGCTGATGAAAACACACCTGTTGATTCAATTACAACATCAACTCCAAGGTTGCCCCAAGGAAGGTTTTTTGGATCGCGTTCAGCAATAATTTTTATTTCTTTTCCATCTACTATAATTGCTCCATCTCTTGCTTCTACTTTTTTATTATATATTCCAAAAGTTGAATCATATTTTAAAAGATGAGCAAGTGTTTTAGGATCTGTTAAGTCATTTATTGCAATAACTTCAATTCCTCTCTCAAAAGCAATTTTAAAAACATTTCTACCTATACGCCCAAAGCCATTAATAGCTAGCTTCATACAACTCCTCCATCTATTTTGTATTATCTATTAGAATTATTAAATCATAAATTAATTAACCACAAGTGTCAAACTATTTTTTTATAAAAACTGTATATCCTTCCTGAATATAATCTCTTAAAAGAGTAGGTGCTTTTAAAAGCCCTCTGGAAATGTAATCACCAATCTCTTCAATAGAAATTTCACCTAAAATATCCGACTTACTATAGCTAATAAAACTAGAACTATCACTAGTATACTTTAAAGCTCCTTCTTTAAGAACTAAAAAAACATCACCTTTTTTCACATCATTCACATGTCCAAGATTAATGAGAACATCATCTCTCTTAATCTGAAGGATCTCTCCCTTTTTAGGTAAATAATCATTAAAATCTCTAGAAAAAGAACTTAAAATATCACTTAAATACAGAACTCCTCCAGAATTATAATCGAAAGACTTAACTTTAACACCCGTCTTACCTGAAAAAATATCTACTCTTAAATTAGCCGAATTTTTAAAAACATCTACATCAAGATCGAACATCAAAAACAAATCAAGATTATTATTCCTTGCATAAGAAAATTCTTCAGAAAAACTACTTACCAAATAATCTTTATCTTTATTATAATCGAATCTATAATTAACTACTTCTATATTTAAATTACGATCAAGTATTCTCTCAGCATATTTTAAAATTAAATCATTTGCACCAAAAACCTTGTTCTCATTTTGAGTAAAAATACCTACTCTATAAACTGTTTGATTATTATAAAGCCTATTTAAATCACCAATGGTCTTATAACCATATTTAAAAAATAAAGAACTTCTAATCTCAAATGCAACTACATCATAAAAATCTAAAATTTTAGTATCTGTAACCTTTCTATGCTCTATTAAATAATATAGTTCCTCATAAGCCATCACATCTAATTTCATAAATTTATAAATTTTAGCAAGTAAAAACCTAGCACTATCATTATCAGGATAAATATCAATAGCATTCCTTACATTAAATACTGCTCTATCTAAGTTTAAATTTTTAAAAGCCTTTAATCCCTCATTTTCATATCTTTTAGAAATTCCTATATTAGCACCATTATTTTTTTGAAACGAACTCCTAAAATTAGATACAAAAAAACTTTCTTCAAGAGCTATATCATAAAATTCCAAGTCCTTTTTCATACTCTTAGATCTCTCAAAGTTTAAAACGGCTTTATCAACTTTTTCAAGCTTCAAATAAGAATAACCAAGCAAATAATAAAGTTCATCAGAATTTTGATCAACAAGTATTGCCTTTTGAAGAAAATCGGTTGCATCTTCATACTTAGACTGATATAAATAAACAAGGGCAAGTAAACGATAAGCATCAACAAGTCCAAAATCTCTATAAGTAGTTCTTACTAACATTAAGTAATTTTGAGCATATTTCTCAGCAACTCCTAAACTATTAGTCTTAATAGAAAATTCTGCCACCCTTTTATGAAAATCTGGCAAAGAAGTAAAATTACCCCTTACTTTGTTTATTAAATGCTGCGCCTTATCATTCATGTTTAATTTTTCATAAATGCTCATAAGACGCTCAAATGCATTATAATTTGTCTGATTATACTCAAGAATAGATAGATAATAATTAGCAGCTGCAATAAGCAATCCTTCTTCCTCAAAAATTGAAGCAAGTCCCACTAAAGCATCAATATTATTTTTTTGCTTTGCTAAAACTTCCGAATAAAATTTCTTAGCCTGTGCTGTTCCATTATTTTTAAGCAATATATTCGCATAAAGAATCTTATATTCAGTATCACCATTTGACATTTTATAGGCTTTCTCTATAAAAAACTGAGCCTGATTATATATCTTCAATAGATAATAAATTTCTGCAATAAACTTATATGCCTCATAATAATTAGGATTAATCTTTACAGCCTCAAGAAGTTCGTCAATAGCATCATAATATTTTTGCATAAGATAATATGTTTGTGCCTTTTGATAATATTTGATTGCGGTTGTAGTATCACCTATTAAACTCCCAAAATTTAAATTAAAAATTAAAAGCATTGTCAAAAATCTCTTCAAATTCATAAACCTTCCTTCTGGGAAATTTTTATTACTTTAATGTTTCTTTGATGCATATTTTTAATGGTAAATGTTAAATTATTATATTTTATTTTCTCATTTTTCAAAGGAATCCTTCCGAATAAATCATAAACAAATCCCCCAAGAGTATCAAAGTCCCCATCTGGAAGACTTAATCCAAGCTTTTCATTTAAATCTTCAATCAAAACTCTAGCGGTACAAAGATAACTCCCATCATCAAGAGGTACTATTTCATCAAGCTCATTATCAAACTCATCTTGAATATCTCCTACAATCTCCTCAAGAATATCTTCAAGAGTGACAAGACCTGCAACTCCCCCATATTCATCAACTACAATAGCAATATGAACATGATTTTCCTGGAACTCTTTTAAAAGTGAATCAATCTTCTTACTCTCAGGAACAAACATAACCTTTCGCATAATATCTCTTAGATCTATTTCATAAAAATCTCTCTTCCACATATGCAAAAGTATATCTTTCGTATGAATTATCCCAATAATATCATCTATTGTTTCTCTATAAACGGGAAATCTTGAATGATTGCTAGATGTCACAACTTTTAAAATTTCATCTTTACTCCCAGAATAATCAACAAAAACCACACTTATTCTTGGAATCATAATTTCCTTAACAATTGTTTCCTTTAGAGAATTAAAATTCTTAAGCAAAGATGTTTCAAATTTTGACTTTTCCTCAATATTTTTACAATCATCATCTCTTATTTTTTTATTTTTAAAACTCAAAAACTTGAACATCAAAATACCCTTCTGGTTTCTCTTAAAACTTTCTCCTGAATAATTAACATCTCTTCATTTTGGAAGTCATTTGTTTTGTGAGTATATCCTATTAAATGTAAAATACCATGTATAGTATTCCTTTGAAGCTCATCGTACAGTTCAACATTAAACTCCAAAGAACTAAACTCTAAATATTCAAGAGATATTATAAGATCACCTTGTATTTTATGATCTATTTGTCCACTCTCTTCAAGATAATTAAAAGAGAGAACATCAGTAGGTTCGGATTTTTGTCTAAATTGACTATTTAACTTTTGAATGTACTCATTATTACACAAGATAACAGAAAGTTCATATTCTTTAATATAAAGAAAATCTAGAACAGATAAAATAAAATTATAATAAGCATCCCAATGTTTAAACTCAACACCTTCTGCCCATAAGTTTAACTCTTCTTTTATCAATTCACTATATCCTAGAATAATTATAACTTAAAAAAATATTATATAAACAGACAAGATTTTAATTTTTTATTAAAATTCTTTACACATGCTAAACTTTAAATAAATCTTTAATTGCATCTTCAAAAGAATCTTTTTGAATAAAACCAACAGAAACCTTTGGCTTTTCTCCAACAGGAACAAAAATAATAGTAGGAAGACTTTGAACACCAAGCGCCATAGAAATTTCCTGTTCTTTATCAGTATTGATTTTATAAAAATCAATCCTATCTCCATATTCTTTTGAAAGTTCATCATAAATCGGAGCAAGCATTTTACATGGACCACACCAATCAGCATAAAAATCAATTATTGCAGGTTTTTTTCCCTTAAAATCCCACTCTTTATTATTTTTATAATCAAAAACCTTATCAATAAATTCCTGTTTAGTTAAACTAATTGCCATATTTTCTCCTAAATCACTCGATTTTTCATTATAACATAAATACAATATATACAATATAATTAATAAAGGATTACATATAGAAATGAACTTAATATTAATCAACCCAGATGAACTTAAAAACGGATTAATACTCAATGATTCAAGAGTAAAACACATTAATGAGATATTAAAACTTAAAAATAATGAAACATTTAAATTTGGTATTATTGGGGAAGAACACATCTACTCATGCGTATATCAAAAAGATATAAAACTTTTTTTTAGAGAAAATCATAAAATAGCAAAGTCAAATAAACTAAAAAAGTTAAAAGTAATAATTGGTTTAGTGCGACCAATTGCAGCAAAAAGAATAATCACACATCTTGGAAGCATCGGAATATCTGAACTGATTTTTTTTAATGCTTTACTTAGCGAAAAATCTTATTCATTTTCCAAACTCTTTAAAGAAAGGGAATATGAAAAATATCTAATAGAAGGTGCCATGCAAGGTGGAATTACCTACATACCAAAAGTCAAAATTCTTAATAATCTAAGAGAAGTTTTAAAGAACACAGAATATGAGGGATCTAATACCACAAAAATATTACTTGAAAGAGAAAGCAAAAACAAATTAGTTGACTTAAATATAAAAACAAAGAATACGGTTGTTATTATTGGCCCAGAAAGAGGATTTATAACAAAAGAAATAAACTTAATCAAAGAATTTAATTTTAATGCCTATAACATTTCATCAAATATTTTAAGAACAGAAACGGCCACAATCGTAGCATCAGTTATTATCACATCAAAAATGAATAGTAAATAATATTCTTAACATCTTAAATATGTATCAAATAAATAATCACATTATCAAACATTTCACTTTTAAAGTAAATTTAAAAGTGAAAAAAAATATAAATAAAGCAAACAAACTCAGTTTACTACTGTTTGATTCACAAGCCTATCATAAATATAAAGTTCAATTATCGAACCTTTTAATGCCTCATAAGGCAATTTAATAAGTCCGCCCTTAGATCTAAAAGAATAAAGCAAAAAACTACTTCCACTAGGATCCTTGATCTTAACCATTATATCCACACTAGATGGGTACATATCCAATTTATAAGTCAAAAACCCAAAAACATCTGTATCATTACTCCTTGGTTTATTAATAGTAATTGTTAATTTATCAAAATTTTTAATCTTATTACCGGGGGATAAAGATTGAAAAATAACACTTCCAAAATCACTGCCACTTGACAAATTTATATCAAAATCAATCTCATCATTTAAAAGAGAAATAATCGCATCTTTATAATAAAGACCAATATAATTTTTTGCATATTTAACAGAGGGTTCTTCTTGCCCCTTGCTTACTAAAAATTGAAGATCAACTAAGCTTGAAATCTTAGTACCTGGAGATGGTTCCTGACGGATTATTGTCCCCTTTGGAAGAGTACTCTCAATTTCAATGGGTTTTAACAAATGATAAAACATCCTGTTATTATTAATTGAATTGGCTTTTAAATTAATAAGCACATCATCAATATTTTTTCCAATAAAACTATCAACCTTATTAATCACAGCTCCTTTACTAATAAAGATCTTAACCTTACTATCAAGTCTTAAAACAGTACCTGCCTTAGGATTTTGATCTATTACCTTTCCCTTATCAAGAGAAGTCGATGAAAATTTAAGTTCAACATAAGGAATAAGTTCTTTATTTTGAAGCTCAGTAATTGCATCTTCAAGATAAAGTTCACTAAGATTTGGAACAACAACAATATCATTGCTTTTTAAAAAAATAAAAAATATTGCACACGAAATAATTAAGGAACCAAAAATAGTAAGTATTAAACCCTTAGCTACATGTTTGGGCAAAGTGAGAACTTTGTTATCTAAATTTTCATTATATTTACACAAATTATTACTACTATTTAAATTCTTATCATCTAAAAAATTTTTATTATGTGGTGGTCTGTTATCACTCAATACTATATCATCTCCTTATATCCTTATATTTAAGATTTAAGAAAAATTTTACCTATTAAATCTCTATTTCCATTATAAAAAGACTTATAATTTAAAACCTTTTTCCCAGATCTTTGAAGTTCTAATAACAATAAAATTCCATCTTCTGTCTTCACTAAAATACCTTTACTAGGATCAAATGAAACAATTTTTCCTATTGCCTGATCACTATAATCAGTAGTCTTTATAAAGTCAGCTCTATGAAAAATAATTTCATCTTTATCAAGCTTAGCTCTTGCAAGTGGCCAAGGATTGCAAGCATTAATCTTATTTTTAATCTCAAAGGCACTCAAATTAAAATTAAGCATTCTATGTTGCTTATCGAAAAAAGAACAATATGTTGCCTTGCTTGAATCTTGAACAATGCCAATATGTCCTTTGTTCAGTTTACTTAAAGCTTCCAAAACAAGATTAAAGCTATTTAAAGAAACATATTTAAAGATATCAGCAGTTGTATTAAAACTCTTTATCTCAAACTGACTCTGTGCTAAAATGTTGCCACTATCCATCTCCAAAGCCATTTTTTGAACAGTAATCCCTCCAATAGCATCACCATTTAAAATAGCGGTTTGAATGGGGGAAGGTCCTCTATATTTTGGTAAAAGAGAAGGATGAATATTAATACAACCCATTGGGAAAATATCTAAAAATTCTTGCCTAAATATCTTTCCATAAGAAAAAACTAACATAAGATCGGGTTTTAATTTCTTAACCATTCCTATTACATCAGAATTAAGTACAACGGGATCTAAAACAGTAATATTCCTATTAATAGCCTCAACTTTAATGTCATTAACTTTTAAAAAGAGACCACGACCACTAGGCTTATCAGGAACAGTTAGCACACCAACTACATTATAATGATCTGAGACTTTCCTTAAAACCTCTAAAGCAATACTGTCAGAACTTGCAAAAAAAATCCTCAAGTTTTAACAAACCTCCTTTTTTTCATATAAGACTTCAATAAGTTATTCCTAAGTTTATCCTCATAATAATCAATAAAAAGCACACCTTTTAAATGATCCATTTCATGCTGAACAATTCTGGCTAACAAACCTGAACTTTCAATCTTAAAAAACTCACCATTGTCATCATAAGCTTCAACTATAATAGATTTTGGCCTCAAGAGATCATAATAAACTCCAGGAATACTCAAACAACCTTCTTTATAAAGAGCAAGTTCAAAAGAAGTTTCCGTTATCAAAGGATTAATAAAAATTAAAGGTTTTGACATTGCATTTTCTCTGACCACAAAAATAGACAAATCAAGACCTACCTGAGGTGCTGCCAGCCCAACACCATTCTTAGCATCCATCAAATTTACCATTTTAAAAGCAGTATTTCTAAGTTCATTATCAATATTTAAAACTGCCTTTGTCTTTATTCGCAATAGATCATTAGGATAACAAACTATTTTCATAAAACCCTCAAAAAAAATTCAAACTATAACTTTATTTGTCCAAAAAGCTTCCATTCCTCATTTTCTGCTTCTGAGAAATAAATACTACCTTTCCTAGACTTAGGAAAAGCGTAAAGTTTACCCTCATTTTCATCCTTAAATACTAAAAATTCCTTAAGCTCTATTTTTGAAGGAAGGAGTTTTTTGTCTTGACCATTCATTTTTAATCTCCAATGACCGTCCAATGTTTTATAAAAAAAAACTTTGTCATCAAGAGTATTAATTTCATAATTATTCTTTTTATGAATAATATCATCTAATTTAGAAACTCCCAAAGCATAATTTAAAAACTCTTGATTGCACTGAACAGTATCCCTAATAGAACCAACATACGCGGCTTTAATTTGCTCACTCTGTGAATCAACAAAAAACAAGGTGGGACTTTTTTTTAAATTAATCTCACCAAAAATTTCATTATTCACATCAATAATTAAAAAAACATTATTTTTAGCAATAGCCTTAAGAAGGTTATCATCTCCAAACGACTTCAAAAAATCTCCTATCAAATTATCTTTAATATCTTTTCCAACCAATATTAAAACATTTTTATGTAAATTTCGGGCCTCATCCATAGCATTCTTATAAGAATCGTGAAAAATAATATCCGATGACAGCGAAAATAAATGCACAAAACCAAAAGTAATAAATATTACAAATAAGCTTACAAATCTCATATCTTACTAGTTAATATCTCTAAAAATTTCAGCTCATCACCACTAAGATATTCTTTCAAACTAGAATATATAAATTCATGATAACCATTAATATAGTCTAATTCATCCTTTGAAAGCATTTCAGTAACTATTAATTCTTTTTCAAAAGGTACAAGGGTTAAATTCTCAAACTCCAAAAAAGTTCCAAATTCATTTGAATAACTTTGCTTCACAAAAACTAAATTTTCAGTTCTAATTCCATATTCAGAATCTCGATAGAGCCCAGGCTCAATTGAAGCAACTTCAGAACCTTTAAAAGAATAAGTAGACAAAGGACTAATAGAAACAGGAAGTTCGTGAACATTAAGAAAAAAGCCTACTCCATGACCTGTTCCATGAGCAAAATTTAATCCTTGCTTTAGCAAAGGAAATCGAGCAATACCATCAAGAGAAGAACCTAAAGTCCCAAATGGAAATTTTAAAGACGCAAGAGCAATAAAAGACTTAAGGACTAAAGTATAATCTTCCCTCTCTTTACAAGATGCTTCTCCAATTAAAATGGTTCTTGTAACGTCTGTTGTACCAAGTTCAAGGTAAGAACCTCCAGAATCTATTAAAAGCAATCCATTACCATCAAGATTTTTAGCTCCTTTTGTAGGTCGATAATGAGGCAAGGCCGCATTTTCTTTAAATCCAACTATCGAATCAAAACTAGAACTAAAAAATTCATCTCTTGCTGTCCTAAAATTTAACAGCATATTTACAACATCAATCTCATCTAACTCAGAAAGCTCATCTTTGCTTAAATTCTTAAATTTATACAAAAATTTAATCAAACTCACAGCATCAATAATATGAGCCTCTTTCATCTTACTAATCTCATAATCTGATTTTATTGCCTTAAGTTCATTAACAATACTCTCTCCAAGTACTGCATTTGGTTTACCAATAGATTCCAATATTTTAACATTACTTTCAACTGGTATAAAAAATTTCCCTTCATGATTAATCTCTGCTAAAAACGAATAAAAATTATTATAATCTTCAATCTCAAAACCTTCGGCCTCGAAGCTCTCTCTTAACTCAGAACCAAGTTTATCAATATGAACAAAAAGAACATTCTTATATCTCTCACTTCTAGCAATAAACAAAAAAGCATAAAATAAAGCCGATGATTCAATATCCAAACCTCTTAAATTTAAAAGCCAAGCTATTTCATCCAAAGAGCTTATAATACAAAAATCAATTGCCTTTTCTTCTAATTTTGCATTAACTTTATCAAGCTTATCCGTTCTTTTATCGATTTTTTGAGCTCCACTCAATTCAAATATCTTATTGCTTTCTAAATCGGGTCTATCCTGCCAAATTTTAGAAACTAAATCTTCATGTAAGATCTCAATATCTGTATGTCTACAATTTTTAACCAAATCATTATAAAACTTTATATTAACATCTTCAGAATAAATCCCAAGCCTTAAGCCCTTAAGATTTGCATTTATGTAACCAAAAATATCCGGATACCCTTTAACTCCAAGCTTCATCAATTTAAACTCGGTTCCTTCAAGTTCACTCGATGCTTGTAAAAAATACCTACCATCTGTAAAAAGCACTGCCTCTGTTTCTGTAATAATTACTGTCCCAGCACTTCCTGTAAATCCTGTAATAAATTCACGAATATTAAATCTAACATGAGAATATTCACTCATATGTGGATCATAACTTGCTATTAAATATGCATCGATTTCACTCTTCATCATCAAATTTCTCAAAGAAAATATTTTTGTACTAATTCCCATAAAAGCAAGCTCCTTAGACTTTAAAAAGTAACTTTTATTTAATTATAACAAATAATTCAATTTTAAAAAATTTCTTTATTTGTTATAATTAAACCCAACGGTAAAATCAAAGGACAAAAGTATGAAAGATATTAAGGCTGTTATTTCTGATCTTGATGGCACACTTCTGCTCTCAAATAGCCAGATAGGAGCTTTTAGTGAGATTGTAATAAAAAAACTAACAAAAGAAAACAAAAAGTTTATTATTGCAACAGGAAGAAGTAAAAATGAAATAATTTCTCTTACAGAACACTTAAACTCACATGTTTCATTTTTTATAACATTAAATGGAGCAAGAGTCTACAATAATCAATGGCAATTAATAAGTAGTTATGATTTGTCCTCTGAAATTGTAAATGAGATTTTAAATCTCAGAGAGAACAAATACAAAGATATGCCCCATTTTTTACAGAAATCTGAAGATATAGATGAAAGACTTTACGCTGATAACATAACTAAAAATGCCATCAATAATATATTTAAAAAACATGCATTGTTAAGGAAACACAAATATATAGAATATGAACTAAAAGATATAGGTATAAAATATCATGAAATCAAAAGTTTTAGAGAAATGAAAAATTTTAACAATATAGCAAAAATTTTATTACTGCATGATGAAGAACCACAATTAATAAAATACGAAGCAATAATTTTAGAAAAATACAGAAAAGAAATAAATGCTTATTTATCAACACCACACTCACTTGAAATTGTTAATAACAGAGTTTCAAAGGGAAGTGCATTAAAAGACGTCCTTAAAAGCATTAATATTAATTTAAATGAAGCAATTGCATTCGGAGATGGGTTTAATGATGTTGACATGCTAGAAAATGTAAACAAAGGATTATTAATGGGTAATGCAAATTATAGACTAAAAAAAATGTTATCGTATTTAGAAATAATAGGGACTAATGATAATGAAGCTGTTGCACATTACATTAATGACAACATTTTAGAAGAACCTGTATAGCATAGGACATAATATGAAAACAGACTTAATAAAATATGCAGAGCTCATTATCTTAAAAGGAATTAACTTACAAAAGAATCAATGTGTACTTATTACAGGTGCAATTGAAAATTATGAATTTTTAAAAATTCTAGCACAAAAAGCTTATGAGTCTGGGGCAAAATACGTAGAATTAAATATTGAAGACACTGACATTTTAAAAACCAGATTAAAATCATCACCAGAAGATCTCTTAGAGTTTATTCCAGATTTCAAGCATAAATTTTTTGAAGAAATGGTAAATGAAAAATGGGCAAAGATACGAATTGATAACACAGAAAATTTAGACACATTGAAAGATAATGACAGTAAAAAAATATCAAAATACTTTAAAGCACTAAATATAGCATCAAGGAAAGTTTCAAGTGCAATAATGAATAACGAATTAGCATGGTGCATAATTTGTGCTCCAGGTCCAAAATGGGCTGCAAAAGTTTTAAATAAACCTGAAAGTCAAGAAACATTAGAAGAATTCTTTAAAATTCAAAAAAAAATCATGTTACTTGACTCAAAAGATCCAATAAAAACCTGGGAAGACCATGGAAAAAAACTTCATAAAAGATGCGCAATCCTAAATAAACTCAAATTAGAAAAAATAATTTTTAAAAACCAGAAAACAAATCTAGAAATATATCTTCTAGAAAGTTCTATTTGGACAGGAGGAAGTGAAAAAATAAGAGGCACGAATATTGAATTTAATGCAAATATGCCTACTGAAGAGGTTTTTACAACTCCTAATTACAAAAAAACAAATGGAATCATGTATGTCACCCGTCCAGTAACGGTACTTGGAAACTTAATAACCGGAATATGGCTAGAATTCAGAAAAGGAAAAGTAATTAACTTTGGATGTGACAATGAACAATCAAGAAACATATTAAAAAGACATATGGAAACTGACATGCAAGCACAATATATTGGAGAAGTTGCATTAGTAGACTGTAACTCTCCAATATACCAAAGTGGTTTAACGTTTTACAATATACTATACGATGAAAATGCAAGTTGCCACATTGCACTGGGAAATGCATATCCCTCTTGTTTAAGAAACGGACAAGAACTAAAGACTGATGCTGAAAAATTAGATTATGGCTGTAATGTCTCTTTAATTCATACAGACTTTATGATTGGTAGTAATGACATAAACGTTATTGGCATTGACAAATCAAGAAAAGAACATACAATAATACAAAATGGACAATTCGTAATATAAAACGGAGTAATCAAATCATGATAAAAGAGTTATTCACAAATGACCTTTTCTTGTCTTGTTTCGTTTCAGGCATTGTTGCACAAATGATTAAATATATTATTCAAGCAATGAAGACAAAAAAATTCAAAACAAATCCAAAATACCTTTTAAAAAGCATTTTCTTGGAAACAGGAGGAATGCCCAGCAGTCACTCTTCAACAGTAACAGCTCTTGCCACATCAATATTAATAACAGAAGGAATAGATACTAACTTTATTATTGCTCTGGCTTTTGCTTTAATAACAATAAGAGATTCATTTGGAGTCAGATACATGGCAGGGGTTCAAGCAGAATATCTAAACGCTTTGTCAGAACAATTAAAAATGAAAATCAAAATTGAACCTTTAAAAATCAAAGTGGTTAAGGGACACAAAAAAAAGGAAGTATTTACAGGAATACTTATTGGCATAATTTCTGCATGGGTAATATGTAGCAGAATAATATAAATAACAGATTATAAAGGAAAAAATGAAACTACCAAAATTTTTACATATACTGTTAATACTATTACTAATTTCTTGCAATATGGCAAAATTTGGAGATTATAAACCAATATATTTCAAAGGAGAAGAAGATTTAAAAACCGCAAATGACTACATAAACTCATTAGGATATAAAACAATATCTGAATATACAACAAAAGTAAATATATTAGACTTCCCCTATTTCAAAGAGATAACAATAGATAAATTAATTCACCTTAATGACTATGATCTTCGAAAAGATCTATTTTTAAAAAAATTATCTAGCCTCTTCAATATAGAAAAGAAAAAAATACTCTATGTCGAATCAGCATTCACCAGTAGCGATCTTAGAAAATTAAAGCAAGATCAAAAGATTGAAGCAGAAATGCACTCACTTAACTACAAAACTAAAATTAAATATTTCTCAAGCATAACATTCATAACAATTATAATACTTTTATTACTATTAAACATCAAATATGCACCCTTTATAATCCTTTTTCTAATAAGTTCATGTACGATATTCATATTTAGCGATGAAATACTATATTTTTATCCTTTAACTATACTCTCTTACCTATTATTTACATTAATTGATAATTTTAATAAAAATTACAATAAAATATACCTAAGGGATATTAGCTTT harbors:
- a CDS encoding aminopeptidase — its product is MKTDLIKYAELIILKGINLQKNQCVLITGAIENYEFLKILAQKAYESGAKYVELNIEDTDILKTRLKSSPEDLLEFIPDFKHKFFEEMVNEKWAKIRIDNTENLDTLKDNDSKKISKYFKALNIASRKVSSAIMNNELAWCIICAPGPKWAAKVLNKPESQETLEEFFKIQKKIMLLDSKDPIKTWEDHGKKLHKRCAILNKLKLEKIIFKNQKTNLEIYLLESSIWTGGSEKIRGTNIEFNANMPTEEVFTTPNYKKTNGIMYVTRPVTVLGNLITGIWLEFRKGKVINFGCDNEQSRNILKRHMETDMQAQYIGEVALVDCNSPIYQSGLTFYNILYDENASCHIALGNAYPSCLRNGQELKTDAEKLDYGCNVSLIHTDFMIGSNDINVIGIDKSRKEHTIIQNGQFVI
- a CDS encoding Cof-type HAD-IIB family hydrolase, giving the protein MKDIKAVISDLDGTLLLSNSQIGAFSEIVIKKLTKENKKFIIATGRSKNEIISLTEHLNSHVSFFITLNGARVYNNQWQLISSYDLSSEIVNEILNLRENKYKDMPHFLQKSEDIDERLYADNITKNAINNIFKKHALLRKHKYIEYELKDIGIKYHEIKSFREMKNFNNIAKILLLHDEEPQLIKYEAIILEKYRKEINAYLSTPHSLEIVNNRVSKGSALKDVLKSININLNEAIAFGDGFNDVDMLENVNKGLLMGNANYRLKKMLSYLEIIGTNDNEAVAHYINDNILEEPV
- a CDS encoding divergent PAP2 family protein; its protein translation is MIKELFTNDLFLSCFVSGIVAQMIKYIIQAMKTKKFKTNPKYLLKSIFLETGGMPSSHSSTVTALATSILITEGIDTNFIIALAFALITIRDSFGVRYMAGVQAEYLNALSEQLKMKIKIEPLKIKVVKGHKKKEVFTGILIGIISAWVICSRII
- a CDS encoding aminopeptidase P family protein, producing MGISTKIFSLRNLMMKSEIDAYLIASYDPHMSEYSHVRFNIREFITGFTGSAGTVIITETEAVLFTDGRYFLQASSELEGTEFKLMKLGVKGYPDIFGYINANLKGLRLGIYSEDVNIKFYNDLVKNCRHTDIEILHEDLVSKIWQDRPDLESNKIFELSGAQKIDKRTDKLDKVNAKLEEKAIDFCIISSLDEIAWLLNLRGLDIESSALFYAFLFIARSERYKNVLFVHIDKLGSELRESFEAEGFEIEDYNNFYSFLAEINHEGKFFIPVESNVKILESIGKPNAVLGESIVNELKAIKSDYEISKMKEAHIIDAVSLIKFLYKFKNLSKDELSELDEIDVVNMLLNFRTARDEFFSSSFDSIVGFKENAALPHYRPTKGAKNLDGNGLLLIDSGGSYLELGTTDVTRTILIGEASCKEREDYTLVLKSFIALASLKFPFGTLGSSLDGIARFPLLKQGLNFAHGTGHGVGFFLNVHELPVSISPLSTYSFKGSEVASIEPGLYRDSEYGIRTENLVFVKQSYSNEFGTFLEFENLTLVPFEKELIVTEMLSKDELDYINGYHEFIYSSLKEYLSGDELKFLEILTSKI